The Kineothrix sp. MB12-C1 genome includes a window with the following:
- a CDS encoding glycine betaine ABC transporter substrate-binding protein: MFKKIIGAIIAVSLTAITLIGCGNNEDAGSKGTVKLAYVNWAEGIAMTNLAAAVLEDKMGYKVDLTMADAAPVFASVASGNTDAFLDVWLPITHESYLEKYGDDIVDLGIVYENALLGLIVPSYVEIDSIEELNENKDIFEGEIVGIDAGAGLMVAAEKALEEYELDYKLLTGSGPTMTAALGKAIDANNPIVVTGWAPHWKFAKWDLKVLEDPKGVFGEVENIYKYSRKGLEEDMPEVVEFIKNFKMSEGELGDLMGEIEEYDGEPLDAARNWMNNNEELINSWITVQP, encoded by the coding sequence ATGTTTAAAAAAATAATTGGAGCAATAATAGCAGTATCATTGACGGCAATAACTCTTATAGGTTGCGGTAATAATGAAGATGCCGGCTCGAAAGGCACTGTTAAGCTGGCTTATGTCAATTGGGCAGAAGGGATAGCGATGACGAACCTTGCAGCAGCAGTGTTGGAGGATAAAATGGGATATAAAGTAGATCTGACTATGGCAGATGCTGCACCCGTATTCGCTTCTGTTGCCAGCGGAAATACCGATGCCTTTCTGGACGTATGGCTTCCCATAACCCATGAAAGTTATCTTGAAAAATATGGTGATGATATAGTAGATCTGGGTATTGTCTATGAAAATGCACTTCTGGGGCTAATCGTCCCCTCTTATGTTGAAATTGACAGCATAGAAGAACTCAATGAGAATAAGGATATCTTCGAAGGTGAAATTGTAGGAATTGATGCGGGGGCCGGCTTGATGGTGGCAGCGGAAAAAGCACTGGAAGAGTATGAACTCGATTATAAGCTTCTGACGGGCAGCGGACCGACTATGACAGCAGCCTTGGGAAAAGCAATTGATGCAAATAACCCTATCGTAGTGACCGGCTGGGCACCTCACTGGAAGTTCGCAAAATGGGATTTGAAGGTTCTGGAAGATCCTAAGGGAGTATTTGGTGAGGTTGAGAATATTTATAAATATTCCAGAAAAGGCTTGGAAGAAGACATGCCGGAAGTCGTAGAATTTATCAAGAACTTTAAAATGTCAGAAGGCGAATTAGGCGATTTGATGGGAGAGATTGAAGAGTACGACGGTGAGCCGCTGGATGCAGCCCGTAATTGGATGAATAACAATGAAGAGCTTATTAATAGTTGGATTACAGTTCAGCCTTAG
- a CDS encoding undecaprenyldiphospho-muramoylpentapeptide beta-N-acetylglucosaminyltransferase — protein sequence MAKRIVLTGGGTAGHVTPNIALIPRLRELDYEIYYIGSYEGIEKKLIEDFDIPYFGIATGKFRRYFDPKNFTDPFRVMKGYSEAKKYLKDIAPDIVFSKGGFVSVPVVRAAASLDIPCIIHESDMTPGLANKLCIPVADKICCNFPETIQMLPEGKAVLTGSPIREELARGNRIAAYDICKFTANKPVIMVIGGSLGAEAINKTVRDALPKLLQDFQVVHICGKDKVDNLMLNIQGYKQFEYVKSELKDIFAMADVVVSRAGANSICELLALKKPNLLIPLSAHSSRGDQILNAKSFESQGFSLVIDEDYLTENLLVERIHELYFTRQTYSDAMSKSSQLNSIRTITDLIEATRHS from the coding sequence ATGGCAAAAAGAATCGTACTTACCGGTGGAGGAACAGCCGGACATGTAACTCCTAATATTGCGTTAATCCCGAGACTCCGGGAGCTGGATTATGAAATATATTATATAGGTTCATACGAAGGTATAGAGAAGAAATTAATTGAAGATTTTGATATTCCGTACTTCGGGATAGCTACCGGTAAGTTCCGTCGATATTTCGACCCCAAGAACTTTACCGATCCTTTCCGCGTTATGAAGGGCTACTCAGAGGCTAAAAAATATCTAAAAGATATTGCACCCGATATTGTTTTCTCCAAAGGCGGATTCGTTAGTGTTCCCGTCGTTCGGGCTGCCGCCTCCCTCGACATTCCTTGCATTATTCATGAATCGGATATGACACCGGGACTTGCCAATAAGCTCTGCATTCCTGTTGCGGATAAAATATGCTGTAACTTTCCGGAGACCATTCAAATGCTTCCGGAAGGAAAAGCGGTACTCACCGGCTCTCCAATACGGGAAGAGCTTGCCAGAGGCAATCGTATTGCAGCCTATGATATATGTAAATTTACTGCGAATAAGCCTGTCATAATGGTAATTGGAGGCAGCCTCGGAGCAGAGGCAATCAATAAAACGGTACGCGATGCCCTTCCTAAGCTTTTACAGGACTTTCAAGTGGTTCATATCTGTGGCAAGGATAAGGTCGATAATCTAATGTTGAATATTCAAGGCTATAAGCAATTTGAATATGTGAAATCAGAACTTAAGGATATCTTCGCAATGGCAGATGTGGTCGTATCGAGAGCAGGTGCTAATTCTATCTGCGAACTCTTGGCTTTAAAAAAGCCAAACCTTCTCATTCCTCTTTCCGCTCACAGTAGCCGGGGTGATCAGATTTTAAATGCGAAGTCTTTCGAATCTCAAGGTTTCAGTCTTGTTATCGACGAAGATTATTTAACGGAAAATCTATTAGTAGAAAGAATACACGAACTTTATTTTACAAGACAGACATATAGCGATGCGATGAGTAAGAGCAGCCAGCTTAACTCCATCCGCACGATTACAGATTTAATTGAAGCTACCCGCCACTCTTAA
- a CDS encoding TIGR03905 family TSCPD domain-containing protein: protein MKYQPKGVCPSSIDVELSDDIIQSVSFTGGCNGNLQGISKLVEGMKAQDAIERLQGITCGHRVTSCPDQLANALTAMISNK from the coding sequence ATGAAATATCAGCCAAAGGGCGTATGCCCCTCATCCATAGATGTTGAACTAAGTGATGACATTATACAATCCGTTTCCTTTACAGGCGGATGCAACGGTAATTTACAGGGAATCTCCAAGCTAGTAGAAGGAATGAAGGCACAGGATGCTATCGAACGGTTACAGGGAATCACCTGCGGCCATAGGGTAACCTCCTGCCCAGATCAACTTGCAAACGCACTTACAGCCATGATAAGTAATAAGTGA
- a CDS encoding ISLre2 family transposase — translation MIKSIQQFEENGAKNLTGVLEKFLKDPQQQAEFIYGITDSVVQLGLDMIAETFESMDEELRNSGYRRRNWVISRRDETSLITSLGTVRYCKTLFKNKKTGACEYLLDRIMGLESHVRMTEDAQAQMLEEAVDSSYRKGGIRASLSEKVSKQTVKNKIHDLKFHTKPEKIENKKQVSYLYIDADEDHVSLQYLEKKGDITKPRSNTSMPKIAYVYEGAESEAPKSERFKLINPKYFGGIYEGSKGVEQFWREIYEYISATYDMDAIKQIYINGDGAAWIKSGRKFIAGSTFVLDKFHMQKYITAATSHLMDSSEDARSELYGAIHKRAKWMASETFEKILNITENEAQRKKVESSMAYILGHWDGIMQGLRNKETQVGCSAEGHVSHIYADRMSSRPLGWSKHGVHQMAKLRIYKANKGNMLELVRMQKQELPMAVGTEERIYLSSEMFRSESKRLTEEQRYVERITHSIPFPEVKKIAYFKNHIWGL, via the coding sequence ATGATTAAAAGTATACAACAGTTTGAAGAAAATGGGGCAAAAAATTTAACAGGAGTTCTGGAAAAGTTTTTGAAAGATCCTCAACAACAAGCAGAGTTTATCTATGGAATTACAGATAGTGTAGTACAGTTAGGACTGGACATGATTGCGGAGACTTTTGAAAGTATGGATGAAGAACTGAGAAACAGCGGATACAGAAGGAGAAACTGGGTCATAAGCAGACGAGATGAAACATCCCTGATTACCAGCCTTGGAACTGTGAGATATTGCAAGACACTGTTTAAGAACAAGAAGACTGGAGCCTGTGAATATCTGCTAGATCGGATCATGGGATTAGAAAGCCATGTAAGGATGACAGAAGATGCACAGGCGCAGATGCTTGAGGAAGCGGTCGACAGTAGCTATCGCAAAGGAGGAATCAGAGCCAGTCTTTCCGAAAAAGTCAGCAAACAGACAGTAAAAAATAAGATACATGATCTGAAATTTCATACAAAACCAGAAAAAATAGAGAATAAAAAACAGGTTTCCTATCTTTATATTGATGCAGATGAAGATCATGTGTCATTGCAGTATCTCGAGAAAAAGGGAGATATCACGAAACCTCGAAGCAACACCAGTATGCCTAAAATAGCCTATGTATATGAAGGTGCGGAATCAGAAGCGCCTAAAAGCGAAAGGTTTAAGCTGATCAATCCGAAGTACTTTGGGGGCATATATGAGGGAAGCAAAGGAGTAGAACAGTTCTGGCGAGAGATTTATGAGTATATCAGCGCCACCTATGACATGGATGCCATAAAACAGATTTATATTAATGGAGATGGTGCAGCCTGGATAAAAAGCGGACGTAAATTTATAGCCGGATCAACCTTCGTACTGGATAAATTCCATATGCAGAAATATATCACAGCAGCAACTTCGCATTTAATGGATTCGTCAGAGGATGCAAGAAGTGAACTGTATGGTGCCATACACAAGAGAGCGAAATGGATGGCATCCGAGACCTTTGAAAAAATCCTGAATATAACAGAAAACGAAGCACAAAGGAAAAAGGTAGAAAGTAGTATGGCTTATATCCTAGGGCATTGGGATGGGATCATGCAGGGTTTGAGAAATAAAGAAACACAAGTGGGATGCAGTGCAGAAGGACATGTGAGCCATATCTACGCAGACAGGATGAGTTCCAGACCATTAGGGTGGAGTAAGCATGGAGTTCACCAAATGGCAAAGCTAAGGATTTATAAAGCAAACAAAGGAAATATGTTGGAGTTGGTGAGAATGCAAAAGCAGGAGTTGCCCATGGCAGTGGGTACAGAAGAAAGAATCTATTTAAGCAGCGAGATGTTTCGATCGGAAAGCAAGCGACTGACAGAGGAACAACGCTATGTAGAAAGGATAACTCATAGCATTCCCTTTCCAGAAGTGAAAAAGATAGCTTATTTTAAAAACCACATTTGGGGATTGTAA
- a CDS encoding glucose-6-phosphate isomerase, producing the protein MSNKVTFDYSKASQFISDNEVELMKKLTLDAKEVLVSKTGAGNDFLGWIDLPVNYDKEEFDRIKKAAAKIQADSEVLLVIGIGGSYLGARAAIEFLRHSFYNSVDKSVRKTPEIYFVGNSISSTYIKHLMDVIGDRDFSINMISKSGTTTEPAIAFRVFKEMMEKKYGKAEAAKRIYATTDKSRGSLKSLATEEGYESFVVPDDVGGRFSVLTAVGLLPIAVSGADIDLLMEGAASARKSALESSFEDNEALKYAALRNILLRKGKTIEILANYEPCVHFVSEWWKQLYGESEGKDQKGIFPASVDLTADLHSMGQFIQDGSRTLFETVINIETSREEIILGTEPVDLDGLNYLAGKTVDFVNKSAMNGTILAHTDGNVPNLIINVPEVNEFYLGELFYFFEFACGVSGYLLGVNPFDQPGVESYKKNMFALLGKPGYEAQREELLKRL; encoded by the coding sequence ATGAGTAATAAAGTTACATTTGATTATTCCAAGGCTTCACAGTTTATAAGTGACAACGAAGTGGAACTTATGAAGAAGCTGACATTGGATGCAAAGGAAGTTCTAGTTTCCAAGACAGGTGCGGGTAATGATTTCCTCGGATGGATTGATTTGCCGGTAAACTATGATAAAGAAGAATTTGATAGAATTAAAAAGGCGGCTGCTAAGATTCAGGCTGATTCAGAGGTACTTCTTGTTATCGGTATTGGCGGTTCCTATTTGGGAGCCAGGGCAGCTATCGAGTTTTTAAGACACAGTTTTTACAATTCGGTGGATAAGTCTGTTAGAAAGACACCTGAGATTTATTTCGTAGGTAATTCTATCAGTTCCACATATATTAAACATCTTATGGATGTAATCGGAGATAGAGATTTCTCCATCAATATGATAAGTAAATCCGGAACGACTACAGAGCCTGCTATTGCATTCCGCGTATTCAAAGAAATGATGGAAAAGAAATATGGTAAGGCCGAAGCGGCAAAGAGAATCTACGCTACTACTGATAAGTCGAGAGGTTCTCTTAAGAGCCTTGCTACAGAGGAAGGCTACGAATCCTTCGTTGTTCCTGATGATGTAGGCGGACGTTTCTCTGTACTCACCGCAGTAGGATTACTTCCGATAGCAGTTAGCGGAGCGGATATTGACCTTTTGATGGAAGGTGCGGCAAGTGCAAGAAAGAGTGCGCTAGAATCCTCCTTTGAGGACAACGAGGCATTGAAGTATGCTGCCCTTCGTAATATCTTATTAAGAAAAGGCAAGACAATAGAGATTCTGGCTAACTATGAGCCTTGTGTACATTTTGTTTCTGAATGGTGGAAACAGTTGTACGGTGAGAGCGAAGGAAAAGACCAAAAGGGTATCTTCCCTGCAAGTGTAGACCTTACTGCAGATTTACATTCTATGGGACAGTTTATTCAGGATGGTTCAAGAACCCTTTTCGAGACGGTAATTAATATCGAAACGAGCAGAGAAGAAATCATACTCGGTACAGAGCCGGTAGACTTGGATGGACTTAATTATCTTGCAGGTAAGACCGTGGATTTCGTGAATAAGAGCGCCATGAATGGAACGATTCTCGCACATACCGATGGAAATGTTCCTAACTTGATTATAAATGTACCTGAGGTAAACGAGTTCTACCTCGGTGAACTATTTTACTTCTTCGAGTTCGCATGTGGTGTAAGCGGATATCTGCTTGGAGTAAATCCTTTCGATCAGCCGGGTGTAGAAAGCTATAAGAAGAATATGTTCGCCCTTCTCGGTAAGCCGGGATACGAAGCGCAGAGGGAAGAATTGCTGAAGAGATTATAA
- a CDS encoding DUF4430 domain-containing protein: MKQWTKKQKIMLVAVFAVVIAVAGIAAGLLNYRPGQEGVKNFQVIVTSERDGYSETTECTSEEEYLGSFMRSFEDCEWQESDYGIYITGFGGMQEDVDNQYWWCVMVNGEAATIGADEIPLQDGEIYSFVLTQGW; encoded by the coding sequence ATGAAACAATGGACTAAAAAACAAAAAATTATGCTAGTGGCGGTTTTTGCCGTTGTAATAGCAGTGGCAGGAATTGCTGCAGGTCTCTTGAATTACCGTCCCGGGCAGGAAGGTGTGAAGAACTTTCAAGTGATAGTGACTTCTGAGCGGGATGGATATTCGGAAACAACAGAGTGTACGTCCGAAGAAGAATACTTAGGCAGTTTTATGCGTAGCTTTGAGGATTGTGAATGGCAAGAATCCGATTATGGCATTTATATCACCGGATTCGGTGGAATGCAAGAGGATGTGGATAACCAATATTGGTGGTGTGTGATGGTAAACGGTGAAGCAGCGACTATCGGAGCAGATGAAATACCCTTGCAGGATGGAGAAATCTATAGCTTTGTTCTAACGCAAGGCTGGTAA
- a CDS encoding HPr family phosphocarrier protein — MESVKVVFNSMEECERYIRAVENFPSNIDLQCGSRIIDGKSVLGLLGFGLRKVLELRTHTEDTEAWEKLLEKIEFCTCEDEIKMAI; from the coding sequence GTGGAATCGGTAAAAGTAGTTTTTAATTCAATGGAGGAATGTGAGAGATATATTAGAGCGGTGGAGAACTTTCCCTCTAATATCGACTTGCAGTGTGGAAGTCGTATCATCGATGGGAAGTCTGTGCTCGGTCTTCTTGGATTTGGACTTAGGAAGGTTCTGGAGCTAAGAACACATACGGAAGATACGGAAGCATGGGAAAAGCTTCTTGAGAAGATAGAGTTCTGTACATGTGAAGATGAAATAAAAATGGCAATATAA
- a CDS encoding GNAT family N-acetyltransferase has product MGNKDLGRSQIALDNSLFTVSLYDEGILIAFGRIVGDGGITYVVSDIMVDKDYQRKGYAEEIMKAIDNYFDKHAHEDSYICLIANYPADLLYHKHHFEYLPEDKCGMLRNQLTK; this is encoded by the coding sequence ATGGGAAATAAGGACTTAGGAAGAAGTCAGATCGCCTTGGATAATTCATTGTTCACGGTATCTTTATATGATGAAGGAATTTTAATTGCGTTTGGAAGAATCGTTGGCGATGGAGGCATCACCTATGTAGTAAGCGATATTATGGTGGATAAGGATTATCAAAGAAAAGGCTATGCAGAAGAAATTATGAAAGCCATAGATAACTACTTCGATAAGCACGCCCATGAAGACAGTTATATATGCCTGATAGCAAATTATCCTGCTGACTTGCTGTACCATAAGCACCATTTTGAATATTTACCGGAAGATAAATGCGGAATGCTAAGAAATCAACTTACAAAATAA
- a CDS encoding iron chaperone, whose amino-acid sequence MKEKENSRNQDNNDGEILRTIDEYIAGQPENIRPLLNQVRDTIRTAIPDAQERISWKMPTYWKKHNIIHFASFKNHIGIYPGAEAMVYFAERLAEYKTSKGSLQLPHNKPLPLELIAEIARWSYKTNSI is encoded by the coding sequence ATGAAAGAAAAAGAAAATAGTAGAAATCAAGATAATAATGATGGAGAAATACTAAGAACAATTGACGAGTACATTGCGGGACAGCCTGAGAATATTCGGCCTCTTTTGAATCAGGTGAGGGATACAATTCGCACAGCGATTCCGGATGCTCAGGAGCGGATATCGTGGAAGATGCCAACTTATTGGAAAAAACATAATATTATCCATTTTGCATCCTTTAAAAATCACATAGGAATCTACCCTGGAGCAGAAGCCATGGTGTATTTTGCAGAAAGGCTCGCAGAGTATAAGACGAGTAAAGGCTCATTACAGCTTCCGCACAATAAGCCTCTACCTCTGGAATTAATCGCTGAAATTGCAAGGTGGAGCTATAAGACGAATTCTATTTAA
- a CDS encoding rhodanese-like domain-containing protein: MKRILLLTMLCFLLTGCGKEEKTEQTKYTPITADEAKTIIDGEDEYILLDVRTQTEYEEGHIEGAYLIPDNEINVRAEDELADKDTTILVYCRSGRRSKLAAQSLADLGYTNVYEFGGIIDWPYETVK, from the coding sequence ATGAAGCGAATACTTTTATTAACAATGCTCTGTTTCTTGTTAACAGGCTGTGGAAAAGAAGAAAAAACAGAGCAAACAAAATATACGCCAATCACTGCCGATGAAGCAAAAACAATCATCGATGGTGAAGACGAATATATTCTTTTGGATGTCCGTACACAGACAGAGTATGAAGAAGGGCATATCGAAGGCGCCTACTTAATACCCGACAACGAAATTAATGTAAGAGCTGAGGACGAGCTTGCAGACAAAGACACAACCATTTTAGTCTATTGCCGCAGCGGACGCCGAAGTAAATTGGCGGCACAGAGCTTAGCTGATCTCGGTTACACTAATGTATATGAATTCGGCGGTATTATCGACTGGCCTTATGAAACGGTTAAATAG
- a CDS encoding helix-turn-helix domain-containing protein translates to MKEFMSNKEALQHCIANKHFSLAHLYSDEKPLDMHIHDCYEIYYSISGGKQFLIDNRFYTIEPGDIFFINQYESHHLTQIDARIHERIVISIHPDYLSSISSAITDLGHCFTHRDTEYPHKFHLDPDLGTRFIYLIHKIAAAEGFGTDLTERSALTELMIFLNRFFNESRFLTCNQAVTTNHAQVDDILSYINQHISEDLTLEKLSEYFYLSSSYLCRIFKSTTGTTINKYITARRITIAKSLLNEGCSVTETYEKCGFNDYSNFLKAFTKAVGISPKKYAQFHS, encoded by the coding sequence ATGAAAGAATTCATGTCTAACAAGGAAGCGCTTCAGCATTGCATTGCCAATAAACATTTTTCTCTCGCGCATCTTTACAGCGATGAGAAGCCTTTGGACATGCATATTCATGATTGCTATGAAATTTACTATTCCATATCCGGAGGAAAACAATTTCTCATCGATAATCGTTTTTATACGATTGAACCGGGGGATATCTTCTTTATTAATCAATATGAAAGTCATCATTTGACACAGATAGATGCCCGAATCCATGAAAGGATTGTCATCTCTATCCACCCCGATTATTTAAGCAGTATCTCTTCTGCTATCACTGATTTAGGTCATTGCTTTACTCACAGGGATACTGAATACCCACATAAATTTCATCTCGACCCTGATTTAGGCACTCGTTTTATTTATCTTATACACAAAATAGCTGCTGCAGAAGGATTTGGCACAGACTTAACAGAGCGTTCTGCTCTTACAGAACTTATGATATTTTTAAATAGGTTTTTTAATGAGTCCCGTTTCCTCACTTGTAACCAGGCAGTCACCACCAATCATGCGCAGGTGGATGATATTCTTTCTTATATCAATCAGCATATTTCTGAAGATTTGACATTGGAGAAGCTTTCCGAATACTTTTACTTAAGCAGTTCCTATTTATGCCGTATTTTTAAGTCCACCACAGGCACTACCATTAACAAATATATAACTGCAAGAAGAATCACTATCGCAAAGTCCTTGTTAAACGAAGGATGCTCAGTGACTGAAACTTATGAAAAATGCGGCTTTAACGACTACAGTAATTTTTTGAAGGCATTCACCAAAGCCGTGGGAATATCCCCGAAGAAATACGCTCAGTTTCATTCCTAA
- a CDS encoding YczE/YyaS/YitT family protein, producing the protein MTKEKLTEMKKILASLTKYLSGLGMRRILCTLIGNTLLGVGVAFYRHASLGNDPFSSMTLSLSMLTPLNYGTFLLFFNLFLFSFQFFFGKKYIGIGTLVNWVLVGYAADLFMYLDNRFVTLPGTYPVRMIVLLFAILISAMGVSLYQTSASGIAPFDYLSLGLAERTRIPYYFCRIACDGTTVIIALIAGGLANKLVGIGTLLTVLLLGPFIQLFTRTISKNILKRV; encoded by the coding sequence ATGACGAAGGAGAAACTGACTGAAATGAAGAAAATACTCGCCTCTTTAACAAAATATCTATCCGGACTTGGCATGCGCCGAATTCTATGCACGCTCATTGGTAATACTCTGCTTGGAGTCGGGGTTGCTTTTTACCGTCATGCCTCATTGGGCAACGATCCTTTTTCTTCCATGACATTATCTTTATCCATGCTCACCCCTTTGAATTACGGAACCTTTCTTTTATTCTTTAATTTATTTCTTTTTAGCTTTCAGTTTTTTTTCGGTAAAAAATACATCGGAATCGGAACGTTAGTAAATTGGGTTCTGGTTGGCTATGCAGCAGACTTATTCATGTATTTAGATAATCGTTTCGTTACACTTCCTGGTACTTATCCGGTTCGAATGATCGTTTTATTATTTGCTATTCTTATATCGGCAATGGGCGTGTCCCTCTATCAGACTTCAGCCTCCGGTATTGCTCCTTTTGATTACCTTTCATTGGGATTAGCAGAACGGACACGCATCCCTTATTATTTCTGTCGAATCGCCTGTGATGGAACCACAGTAATTATAGCCCTTATAGCCGGTGGATTAGCCAATAAGTTAGTCGGTATCGGAACCCTTCTTACTGTTTTACTACTTGGGCCCTTTATACAACTTTTTACAAGAACTATTTCAAAAAATATACTAAAACGAGTTTAA